Below is a window of Camelina sativa cultivar DH55 chromosome 11, Cs, whole genome shotgun sequence DNA.
NNNNNNNNNNNNNNNNNNNNNNNNNNNNNNNNNNNNNNNNNNNNNNNNNNNNNNNNNNNNNNNNNNNNNNNNNNNNNNNNNNNNNNNNNNNNNNNNNNNNNNNNNNNNNNNNNNNNNNNNNNNNNNNNNNNNNNNNNNNNNNNNNNNNNNNNNNNGTGAAGTAGTGTATGGATTAGGAAGGCAGCCTGCGGTTCTTAGAACCTTTAGCCAAAGATTAAGCAGGTACTTCGATCATGAGCTATAAAATCTAGTTACTCTTTCCTCTCTTTGCTTTTTGACATATTTATCTGTTCTTGGTTTTCTTGCAGGGGTTTCAATGATGCAGTGAATGGGTTTGGTGACGATGGGTGGTCTACAATGCCTTGTGATGGGGCGGAAGATATCATCGTTGCTATTAACTCCACGAAGCATTTGAATAATATTTCTAATTCCCTCTCGTTCCTTGGAGGCGTGCTCTGTGCCAAGGCTTCGATGCTTCTACAAGTATGTTAATGTTCCTAGTTTGTTACTTTTCCTTTTGTTCATTTTTAATGGCTgaaatttgtgttgtttgttgtctCCTGTAGAATGTTCCTCCTGCAGTTTTGATTCGGTTTCTTAGAGAGCATCGATCCGAGTGGGCTGATTTCAATGTTGATGCATATTCCGCTGCTACCCTTAAAGCGGGTACCTTTGCTTATCCGGGAATGAGACCGACGAGGTTCACTGGGAGTCAAATCATAATGCCACTAGGGCATACAATTGAACATGAAGAAGTAAGGCTTTCAAAGTCTTTACCTGCTGcgaaaatataatttagtgtTCTCTCGCTAATGTATTTGGTATTGTTATGCTTCAGATGCTTGAAGTTGTTAGACTAGAAGGTCATTCTCTTGCacaagaagatgcatatatgtCCCGGGATGTCCATCTCCTTCAGGTATatcacttctaagttctaacccAATGTATCTTGAAGTTTCTCTCATTCCAAAGTTAAACTGACCTTAATGATGTATGGTATAGATTTGTACTGGGATTGACGAGAATGCTGTTGGAGCTTGTTCTGAACTGATATTTGCTCCGATTAATGAGATGTTTCCGGATGATGCTCCACTTGTTCCTTCTGGCTTCCGAGTCATACCAGTTGATGCTAAAACTGTACTTGTCTTTCCTTCatcactgttttttttcttttaattagaGATTCCCAAGCCTCATATATTTTTACTCATACTGTCACAGGGAGATGCGCAAGATCTGTTAACCGCTAACCACCGTACATTAGACTTAACTTCTAGCCTCGAAGTTGGTCCATCACCAGAGAATGCTTCTGGAAACCCGTCTTCTTCTAGCTCAAGCTCGAGATGCATCCTCACTATCGCCTTCCAGTTCCCTTTCGAAAACAACTTGCAAGATAATGTTGCCGGTATGGCTTGTCAGTACGTGCGGAGCGTTATTTCATCAGTTCAACGTGTTGCAATGGCGATATCACCATCTGGGATAAGCCCGAGTTTGGGGTCCAAACTGTCCCCGGGATCTCCTGAAGCTGTTACTCTTGCCCAGTGGATCTCTCAAAGTTACACGTAGGTTTTAATGTTTACTTATGACCCGTTCTTATAAACCTCAAGCTTATCCATGATCTCTTaggttaatatttttgttttttcagtcACCACTTAGGCTCGGAGTTGCTAACGATTGACTCGCTCGGAAGCAACGACTCGGTACTAAAACTTCTATGGGATCACCAAGATGCCATCTTGTGTTGTTCTTTAAAGGTATGTGTcctaaaacaaactaaaattggTTTATTccttttcaaaatttggttctgtttttggATCAGTTATTTCAGTTGGTGTCAGAACTGTTATGAATAGAACACCTGTAGTTTTAGATGTATAATGTGGTCTGGTCATGTTGCAGCCACAGCCAGTGTTCATGTTTGCGAACCAAGCTGGTCTAGACATGCTAGAGACAACACTTGTAGCCTTACAAGACATTACACTCGAAAAGATTTTCGATGAGTCTGGTCGGAAGGCTCTCTGCTCCGACTTCGCCAAGCTAATGCAACAggtaaaagaaaggaaaaattcaCCCATCTGCTGATAATGTTTACGATTCATTACCTGAAAATGCTCTTGTCTCTACAGGGATTTGCATGCTTGCCCTCAGGAATCTGTGTGTCAACAATGGGAAGACATGTGAGTTATGAACAAGCTGTTGCTTGGAAAGTGCTTGCTCCATCTGAAGACAACAACACTTTGCATTGTCTTGCCTTCTCCTTTGTAAACTGGtcttttgtgtgattctcattTGCTAGAAGGAAAGACTAATTAAAATCTACATTAGAGACCTCaaatttttggttgttgtttaggtatctgttttggtttttaattattatgatcaATTCAAATGTTACTCACTGTTTTTTCATAATGTATTTGGTTTTAATGAgtgagtaaaaaaaagagagcagatcaatctctctatatatgtgTAGGGGATGATGATGCTgtgacatttttgttttagttataaagGGGAATTAAAACTAAGGTTACAACAACATTGCTCTTTTGCATTTGACAGTTTCACTTTCACATCCCTTGCTATATATTTAATCCCTTCagtaataatataaactatttagaaaaaaacaaagaatcaacaAGAATTCACAgatgtaagaaagaaaaatcacagcctaataactttttgttttttgagtcGGCCGTTTAATAGAAAGATGTTCAGAATCTCATGCATCTAGCTGGTAAACCTGTCTGATGATTGACGGCAACAATCTCGGAGACATTGTTGCAACGAAGAACATCTTGACCAAGCTTAGCTCCTGCAGCTTTAAGACCTTTAAGAGAAACCGGCATGTTAAAGAGGTTGAGTGACGGGAGCTTAGAAAGCGGAGGGAGTTTCTGGTTCGGTAAGAAGTTTCTGAAATCATCCATAAGCAAAGGAACTTCGAAATCGGTTTTGTTGTGTTTCACCACATTGTCTTTAGCAGCGATGTGAGCTCCTGGTTCCATGTGGTTGGTTGAGAAGCTTGACTGGTTAGGGAAGTTTGGGTAGAGACTAACGTATCCTCTAAGGTACATCATGTCGATTAAGAACTTCTTCCAAGAAGCTTGCCAACCGTTGGTTCTTGATTTCGGAATCTGGACAGGATTAGCTTTGGCGTTCTCAGTGAATCTCATGTTCATGTAGACGTAGAACTCTCTCCATTGCTTTGGGAAGAAAACGGCTCCCCAACTGCAAGGTAACTGGTGAAGGTAAGGTGTGTGAGGATGGATTTGTTTGAAGAAATCTGTTGGGTTCCATTTGGGTCTCTCTTTGACGACTTCAACGATTTTAGGTGTGTAAAGAGAGATGGAAGATAGTTCCGGGAAAGAGACTTGAGGGTCGTAGTGGTAAGCCAACAGAGCGTATTTGATCCAGAGGAAGTAATAAGGAGAGACTTCAATGTCATCTTCAAGCAAGAGACCAAAGTCATCATCAGAAGCCGGATACCAACTCTCGCTCACAGCTCGGATTAAGCCTCCTtggatgattcttcttcttagtgTTTTTGGTCCGTGAGGCCAATCAAATGTGCTCACTACTTTGATCGTCTCTTCATCCACTTTGCTATCCATGTTGAAGCTGAGAGATATTTCGTCGCCAAGGTAGTATGCATTGCTCAAAGACCTAAGCAATCTTAATAAAGATTGAGCTCGGTTTTGCGTGATGATATTCACTGAGACTCTCATCTTATTCCAGTCTGCAGTCATATAACAATATTTTGTCAGTTCAAGTACGCAAAATGGAGAAAGCCAAATGCAAAGGCAAATGATAATGACACTTACTTGGCAATGCTGTTGATCTTAGATCAGCCATCCATAGAACCTTGGAGAAAGAAGCTCTCGGAAGCAAAACAAGCGCGGTGCCATTAAGATTTGTCTCGGTAGCCATTTTCAAAGCTTTCTTAACATTAGGATCAGCATCAGCAACAGTAATCACCACGCTTGGGTTATGAATCTTAATAAGCCCTTTCATGCTCGAATACACAGCTTGAAACACAGGCACCTCTGAGTTAGACACACCCAAGATAGCTCCAACTTCCAAATCAAATATCTTGAATCTCCTCTCTTTGCAAACAACCTTAGGCCACTTCAAAGCCGAAGCAGCATCCTCACAAGGACAGAACTTCCCACCGGATACCGCAATATACGCCTTTTTACCAACAGTACCTCTGAATTTTTCAAGCAAAGGACCAAGCGCTTTCACTTCATCGATCGAATGAGCGTAAAACAAAGCGTCAATCTTCTGAGGATGCATCGCAGCCCATTGAGTGATGTAACCAGTTGAAAGCGCTTTCCACCATTGGTTGTCTCTCACTTCAACAATGTTTTTGAAAATCACAGTTGTCTCTGATACATAAGCTAGCCTGTGTTCACTATCTCCCCATGTCTCCTTATCATTTGGATCCACTGGTAACACAAACGAACCTGCATTTCTATATTTCTGTAGCTGATAActgcaaaacacacacacacaaaacaaacaaaaaaaatcaaaactttttcttaCTCTCATCATTAGAATTATTAatcctaattattattttagttaatcATATAACAAAACACGTGATTCTAAAGACGTTACTACAATTATTCAAACATTGCCTTATCCTACACTCAAGAAAATTCAAATTCCCGAGAAATCGAGGAACACGAGACGAGAGAGACTAACCTCAGGTGAAGATCTTCACCAGTAGAGAATGTGAATGGCTTCTCGATGAACAAAGCTTTAACGAGCTCCGCCGATAAGAACCACGAGCTTGATAAGAAATCAACCTGAAGGATCCGATCTAAGGTGATGTCGTAAGCCGGATCAGGCAAGTAAAGCCCCGCTTCCTTAGATCTAAACTTCCTATAGCTCGGAAACGTGAAGTCCTTTTGCCGGAATGGCAAAATCCTTCCGATGCTTCCCAAAACGGAGTTCTCGTATTTCTCAGTTCCGGCGACGTGTGAGAGCATCTGAAGCATTTTTTTCCCAGGGATCATATCGTCGTCGAGTATGTAAACCAGATCCGCTTCCGTTTGAAGCGCGATCTGGAATCTTCCATAGTATTTGAAGTCGTAGTTTGAGCTGATGAAGCTGATACGAGAATCGTTGTAGCTCTCGGCGATTCGCCGGAGAGATGCTTCGTTAGGGCTTCCGAAGGCCAAAACCCAGACATGGTGAAACGGCAGCGTTTGGTGGAGGAGCGAATCGAGCTGAGCGCAAAGTGTTTTTCTCTTGAAGTGGTTTAGTATCACTGTTATTTTGGGCTTATTAGGCCCATTTAAAGCCCATTTTGatttcatcttcatcaactcTTGTAAAGTCTCGGACCCAAGGTTCTTCCTCTGGAACCCTAAAACGTCGTCGTATAGCTCTCTCTTCATCTTGATCATTTGCTGATCGTTCGATTTCTTCTGCGAGAAATCGATTTTCTCGTACTCGCAAACCTCCGCCGGAGAAACCACCGTCGGGAAACTGTCCTCCGATCTAAGAAAAGAGGCGGAGTCTTGGTAGTGGCTGACGACGTGAGGTGTGACGATGTAACTACGCACATTATGGGCCCATTTAGTGGCCCAAGTGAAGTCTGGCTTGGCCCTTAAGTCAATGGAAGGACTCATGTAGTAGAGAAGTCCGGTGGCGTAGACGGCAAATGCGAACTGAAGACACGTCAGCGCCGT
It encodes the following:
- the LOC104726659 gene encoding homeobox-leucine zipper protein REVOLUTA-like (The sequence of the model RefSeq protein was modified relative to this genomic sequence to represent the inferred CDS: added 7 bases not found in genome assembly) → MAVANHHERSSDSMNRHLDSSGKYVRYTAEQVEALERVYAECPKPSSLRRQQLIRECSILANIEPKQIKVWFQNRRCRDKQRKEASRLQSVNRKLSAMNKLLMEENDRLQKQVSQLVCENGYMKQQLTTVVTDASCDSVVTTPQHSLRDANSPAGLLSIAEETLAEFLSKATGTAVDWVQMPGMKPGPDSVGIFAISQRCSGVAARACGLVSLEPMKIAEILKDRPSWFRDCRSLEVFTMFPAGNGGTIELVYMQTYAPTTLAPARDFWTLRYTTSLDNGSFVVCERSLSGSGAGPNAASASQFVRAEMLSSGYLIRPCDGGGSIIHIVDHLNLEAWSVPDVLRPLYESSKVVAQKMTISALRYIRQLAQESNGEVVYGLGRQPAVLRTFSQRLSRGFNDAVNGFGDDGWSTMPCDGAEDIIVAINSTKHLNNISNSLSFLGGVLCAKASMLLQNVPPAVLIRFLREHRSEWADFNVDAYSAATLKAGTFAYPGMRPTRFTGSQIIMPLGHTIEHEEMLEVVRLEGHSLAQEDAYMSRDVHLLQICTGIDENAVGACSELIFAPINEMFPDDAPLVPSGFRVIPVDAKTGDAQDLLTANHRTLDLTSSLEVGPSPENASGNPSSSSSSSRCILTIAFQFPFENNLQDNVAGMACQYVRSVISSVQRVAMAISPSGISPSLGSKLSPGSPEAVTLAQWISQSYTHHLGSELLTIDSLGSNDSVLKLLWDHQDAILCCSLKPQPVFMFANQAGLDMLETTLVALQDITLEKIFDESGRKALCSDFAKLMQQGFACLPSGICVSTMGRHVSYEQAVAWKVLAPSEDNNTLHCLAFSFVNWSFV
- the LOC104726658 gene encoding uncharacterized protein LOC104726658, producing the protein MYTKVSDPDKMGFIRPPAVRSSGGDYIESIFGEYSSGKPKPSRKLNSAKFVTALTCLQFAFAVYATGLLYYMSPSIDLRAKPDFTWATKWAHNVRSYIVTPHVVSHYQDSASFLRSEDSFPTVVSPAEVCEYEKIDFSQKKSNDQQMIKMKRELYDDVLGFQRKNLGSETLQELMKMKSKWALNGPNKPKITVILNHFKRKTLCAQLDSLLHQTLPFHHVWVLAFGSPNEASLRRIAESYNDSRISFISSNYDFKYYGRFQIALQTEADLVYILDDDMIPGKKMLQMLSHVAGTEKYENSVLGSIGRILPFRQKDFTFPSYRKFRSKEAGLYLPDPAYDITLDRILQVDFLSSSWFLSAELVKALFIEKPFTFSTGEDLHLSYQLQKYRNAGSFVLPVDPNDKETWGDSEHRLAYVSETTVIFKNIVEVRDNQWWKALSTGYITQWAAMHPQKIDALFYAHSIDEVKALGPLLEKFRGTVGKKAYIAVSGGKFCPCEDAASALKWPKVVCKERRFKIFDLEVGAILGVSNSEVPVFQAVYSSMKGLIKIHNPSVVITVADADPNVKKALKMATETNLNGTALVLLPRASFSKVLWMADLRSTALPNWNKMRVSVNIITQNRAQSLLRLLRSLSNAYYLGDEISLSFNMDSKVDEETIKVVSTFDWPHGPKTLRRRIIQGGLIRAVSESWYPASDDDFGLLLEDDIEVSPYYFLWIKYALLAYHYDPQVSFPELSSISLYTPKIVEVVKERPKWNPTDFFKQIHPHTPYLHQLPCSWGAVFFPKQWREFYVYMNMRFTENAKANPVQIPKSRTNGWQASWKKFLIDMMYLRGYVSLYPNFPNQSSFSTNHMEPGAHIAAKDNVVKHNKTDFEVPLLMDDFRNFLPNQKLPPLSKLPSLNLFNMPVSLKGLKAAGAKLGQDVLRCNNVSEIVAVNHQTGLPARCMRF